A single window of Fervidicoccus fontis Kam940 DNA harbors:
- a CDS encoding 2-oxoacid:acceptor oxidoreductase family protein has translation MSKNELIMYPFQEELLNKDIIEVTWLGRGGQGAVTASELVAMSAIKEGKNAIAIPEFGAERRGVPVRAYTRVSKELKEIHKTPIVNPDIFVLLDPSLLSKAKNYIDLKDDGVVIANTQLSKDEAIKVMGIKVKEENFFVIDAKSIVMRILGRPIYNTVMVGAFIAIVPIVKLETVLESVRETFKGKLGDLNAQVIEEGYKHFLKK, from the coding sequence TTGAGTAAAAACGAACTAATAATGTATCCTTTTCAAGAGGAGCTTCTAAATAAAGATATAATTGAGGTGACATGGCTAGGAAGGGGAGGACAAGGAGCAGTCACAGCATCTGAGCTAGTCGCTATGTCTGCAATAAAGGAGGGGAAAAATGCGATAGCGATTCCAGAATTCGGCGCTGAAAGGAGAGGAGTTCCAGTTAGAGCTTATACGAGAGTTTCTAAAGAGCTGAAAGAAATACATAAGACTCCAATTGTTAATCCAGACATATTCGTCCTTCTGGATCCCAGCTTGTTATCGAAAGCTAAAAACTATATTGATCTCAAAGATGATGGAGTTGTGATTGCAAACACCCAACTATCGAAAGATGAGGCCATAAAAGTAATGGGAATAAAAGTTAAGGAAGAGAACTTTTTTGTCATTGATGCAAAAAGCATAGTAATGAGGATACTAGGAAGGCCTATATATAACACGGTAATGGTCGGGGCATTTATAGCAATAGTTCCGATTGTAAAGCTGGAAACAGTGCTGGAGTCTGTAAGAGAGACTTTTAAGGGAAAGCTAGGAGATCTGAATGCGCAAGTTATTGAAGAAGGTTATAAGCATTTTTTAAAAAAATAA
- a CDS encoding 4Fe-4S binding protein yields the protein MKLEKWSDFPLGGNIKDPGNSIENDMSGWRSERPIIDLEKCVRCRICWTYCPEGAILELDKEYKTSSGRVYKVTYAVDYQHCKGCGICANECPVKAIQMVPEEVSIK from the coding sequence ATGAAATTGGAAAAATGGAGCGATTTTCCGCTTGGAGGGAATATTAAAGACCCTGGTAATTCTATAGAAAATGACATGAGCGGTTGGAGGAGCGAAAGACCAATAATAGACTTAGAAAAGTGTGTCAGGTGTAGGATCTGCTGGACATATTGTCCTGAAGGAGCAATACTTGAGCTTGATAAAGAGTACAAAACTTCTTCTGGGAGAGTATACAAGGTGACATATGCTGTAGATTACCAGCACTGCAAGGGATGCGGAATCTGCGCAAATGAATGTCCGGTAAAAGCTATACAAATGGTCCCTGAGGAGGTGTCTATTAAATGA
- a CDS encoding 2-oxoacid:ferredoxin oxidoreductase subunit alpha produces MISEKKLNSKQRKGEVKPLNSNEAVAEAVKDADVDVVAAYPITPQTIVVETLAELIGNGELNAEMIHVESEHSALSAVIGASAVGARVFTATASQGLALMHEVLHITSGLRLPVVMSVAMRALSAPISIFNDQSDIMNQRNTGWITIIASSAQEAYDSILQAYKIAENPKVLLPVMVSYDGYVLSHTIERVETVGKSVVEEYIPKKVTWNTLDVKDPITMGTITSPEYYYEFKYAQERALEESLSVIKSADEEFERLYGRSYGIIEGYKIEDAEVALLATSSYYTNLKVATDLARKEGLKVGTIKLRVFRPFPREELYSMIKDLQVLGVIDRAIAFGQKPSGPIANDIASALQYKKDKPIIQSIIAGIGQRRMLIEDFVKLYRMLVKNMNEKKFYEESIFYGVKGIEF; encoded by the coding sequence ATGATTTCCGAGAAAAAGTTAAATAGCAAACAAAGAAAAGGAGAAGTCAAACCGTTAAATTCAAACGAAGCTGTTGCAGAAGCTGTGAAGGATGCTGATGTAGACGTTGTAGCGGCATACCCAATAACCCCACAGACTATAGTTGTGGAGACTCTGGCCGAGCTGATAGGAAATGGAGAACTCAATGCTGAAATGATACATGTTGAAAGTGAACATAGCGCATTAAGCGCAGTTATAGGTGCATCAGCAGTAGGAGCGAGAGTTTTCACTGCAACTGCTAGCCAAGGTTTAGCGCTAATGCATGAAGTTCTTCATATAACAAGCGGGTTGAGATTGCCCGTTGTAATGAGCGTTGCCATGAGAGCTTTATCAGCGCCAATTAGCATATTCAATGACCAAAGTGATATAATGAATCAAAGGAATACTGGATGGATAACAATAATAGCTTCAAGCGCACAAGAAGCATATGATTCTATTTTACAGGCGTACAAAATTGCGGAAAATCCGAAGGTCTTACTGCCCGTTATGGTCTCTTACGATGGATATGTTCTCAGCCACACTATTGAAAGGGTTGAAACTGTAGGCAAATCAGTAGTCGAAGAATATATACCTAAAAAAGTGACATGGAATACGCTTGATGTAAAAGACCCTATAACTATGGGGACAATAACGTCTCCGGAATACTACTACGAATTTAAATATGCTCAAGAAAGGGCGCTTGAAGAATCATTAAGTGTTATAAAAAGTGCAGATGAAGAATTTGAAAGATTATATGGAAGAAGCTATGGCATAATAGAAGGTTACAAAATAGAAGATGCTGAAGTAGCCCTTCTTGCTACAAGCTCATATTATACAAATCTGAAAGTTGCAACAGATCTTGCAAGGAAAGAGGGTCTAAAGGTGGGTACTATAAAGCTAAGAGTCTTCAGACCTTTCCCAAGGGAAGAGCTCTATTCAATGATAAAGGATTTGCAGGTATTGGGCGTAATTGACAGAGCAATAGCTTTTGGACAAAAGCCAAGCGGTCCAATTGCAAATGATATCGCTTCAGCTCTGCAATATAAGAAAGACAAGCCTATTATCCAGAGCATAATTGCAGGTATTGGACAAAGAAGGATGCTTATCGAGGATTTCGTCAAGCTATATAGAATGCTCGTAAAGAATATGAATGAGAAAAAATTCTACGAAGAATCAATCTTCTACGGGGTGAAAGGAATTGAGTTCTGA